A genomic segment from Pediococcus acidilactici encodes:
- a CDS encoding helix-hairpin-helix domain-containing protein — translation MWEEIWEKYQKPIIIGSILMVLCLLVGSLFWPKSVTQGSQEDSKMMMADSSASASSVPATLTSSNSPKAGGNQKLMVDVKGAVKNPGVYEVKPGMRVVDGIELAGGLTKSADRKNINMALQLSDQQVVYIPIKGEIKDFDPKQLMGSANNSGSASLASGSTSSSSTSDLVNINTADKAALLTLNGIGDKKADQIISYREERGGFKTIDDLKQVQGIGDKIFAGLKDSITV, via the coding sequence ATGTGGGAAGAAATTTGGGAAAAATACCAAAAACCAATTATAATAGGAAGCATCTTAATGGTACTTTGCCTGTTGGTTGGTAGTTTGTTCTGGCCTAAATCGGTTACGCAAGGATCTCAGGAGGATTCAAAAATGATGATGGCGGACTCTAGTGCTTCAGCTAGCTCCGTTCCTGCAACTCTGACGTCCAGTAATTCGCCTAAAGCGGGCGGTAACCAGAAATTAATGGTAGACGTGAAGGGTGCCGTCAAAAATCCGGGGGTTTACGAAGTAAAACCAGGTATGCGGGTGGTCGACGGAATTGAGTTGGCCGGTGGACTAACTAAATCTGCAGACCGGAAAAACATTAACATGGCGCTACAATTAAGTGACCAACAGGTGGTGTATATCCCCATTAAGGGAGAAATTAAGGATTTTGATCCTAAACAACTAATGGGTTCTGCGAACAATTCTGGGAGTGCTAGTTTGGCATCAGGCTCAACCAGCTCTTCATCAACCAGTGACTTAGTGAACATTAATACGGCTGATAAAGCGGCATTATTGACGTTGAACGGGATTGGCGATAAAAAAGCGGACCAAATCATTAGTTATCGTGAAGAACGGGGAGGTTTCAAGACCATTGACGATTTAAAGCAGGTCCAAGGAATTGGTGATAAAATTTTTGCAGGATTAAAGGATTCAATTACGGTTTAA
- a CDS encoding DNA internalization-related competence protein ComEC/Rec2, whose amino-acid sequence MKQLLPVIQVMVLGTLFGWHFIQESHFIVQHQKDHENVRITLKVHPDEVKIRDDGFSIHAFDNSFDHQGVQAFIPLDQFEAIQKLRNNTRDLELTVKGNLGPLAQPTNVNQFDFRRIMYGKKVYYNLSKAQLVAAQQLPLRNFSAWVHHWRKRLLDRCQRFAEPLRSYCAGIILGEQTDFLKENSEKLRNLGIIHLFCISGLHVFYFVRLIEKIGVWLRIDRETLVTIQIVILPIYFILGGGSTSLFRAVTLVLIKLVTQRLGLNFLSGIEIWCVVLLMNLWVNPFVLLQMGGQLSYILSLVLISQNTTNSLEISFKLFLVEVPIILFSMYKIHLLTVLFNLLCVPIFSSLVIPIVVTAFCVPLTAGLINQAIKGVEWGLQQLDRLPGLLLIGKPGRWLVCFLLIIALKLISSNAQSLKKRLGKIYWLTWLVTGIYFHILPFGEITFFDVGQGDSILIREPFNRSVTMVDTGGKLQFGSRSKTASSIAKNSSINYLQSMGIGKIDTLCLTHQDVDHVGEAKVILQNLKVRQLLFPAGVEKTDNFRYQILPYLHQTRIVAVLKGAQVARLPLQILYPERPGKGANEDSLVLEGKFGGKRILLTGDLDTNGEQKLLQNPESIGKVDIFKLGHHGSKTANSSELLSAISPKLAVVSAGRNNRYGHPNPEVVERLRQLRIPTVSTQDYGMISYRYFFNGMGRWKVGIDKKGSIVQ is encoded by the coding sequence TTGAAGCAACTTTTACCAGTAATACAAGTAATGGTCCTGGGGACACTTTTCGGATGGCATTTCATCCAAGAGTCTCACTTTATCGTGCAACACCAAAAGGATCACGAAAATGTTCGAATAACGTTGAAAGTCCATCCTGACGAAGTTAAAATTCGGGATGATGGATTCAGCATCCACGCGTTTGACAACAGCTTTGACCATCAGGGAGTGCAAGCCTTTATCCCGCTTGACCAATTCGAAGCAATACAGAAACTACGAAATAATACTCGAGATTTAGAGCTTACGGTTAAGGGAAATTTGGGACCCTTAGCGCAACCAACTAACGTTAACCAATTTGATTTTCGGCGCATTATGTACGGAAAAAAAGTTTATTACAATTTGAGCAAAGCGCAGTTAGTTGCCGCGCAGCAGTTACCCTTACGCAACTTTTCAGCATGGGTTCACCACTGGCGAAAAAGGCTTCTCGATCGTTGCCAACGTTTTGCAGAACCATTACGGAGTTACTGTGCGGGAATTATTTTAGGCGAACAGACTGATTTTTTAAAAGAAAATAGTGAAAAATTACGTAACTTAGGGATTATCCACTTGTTTTGTATTTCTGGATTACACGTCTTTTACTTCGTCAGGCTAATCGAAAAAATCGGGGTTTGGCTACGAATTGATCGGGAAACTCTGGTGACCATTCAAATAGTGATTTTACCGATCTACTTTATTCTCGGAGGGGGAAGTACTAGCCTCTTTCGAGCCGTAACGCTTGTTTTAATTAAGCTGGTGACGCAACGCCTCGGGTTGAATTTTTTGAGTGGAATTGAAATTTGGTGCGTAGTTTTATTGATGAACCTTTGGGTAAACCCATTCGTTCTCCTTCAAATGGGCGGCCAATTAAGTTACATATTGTCTTTGGTGCTAATTAGTCAAAATACGACGAATAGCCTTGAAATTTCATTTAAATTATTTTTAGTTGAAGTGCCGATCATTCTTTTTTCGATGTACAAAATCCATCTTTTGACGGTACTCTTTAATTTACTATGTGTGCCGATCTTTTCAAGTTTGGTAATTCCAATTGTGGTAACTGCATTTTGCGTTCCCTTGACTGCCGGCTTAATTAACCAAGCAATCAAGGGAGTGGAATGGGGGCTGCAACAGTTAGATCGGTTACCAGGCCTTTTGTTGATTGGAAAACCCGGGCGATGGTTGGTGTGCTTTCTTTTGATAATCGCCTTAAAGTTGATATCAAGCAACGCGCAAAGTTTAAAGAAAAGACTGGGTAAAATTTATTGGCTAACTTGGTTGGTGACTGGGATTTACTTTCATATACTTCCTTTTGGTGAAATTACGTTTTTTGATGTGGGGCAGGGGGACAGTATCTTAATTCGAGAACCGTTTAACCGATCGGTTACCATGGTTGATACGGGCGGCAAGTTGCAATTTGGTTCCCGGTCAAAAACGGCTTCTTCAATTGCTAAAAATAGTTCAATTAATTATTTACAAAGTATGGGAATCGGTAAAATTGACACACTATGCTTAACTCACCAAGACGTTGATCACGTTGGAGAAGCAAAGGTGATTTTACAGAATTTAAAGGTGCGTCAGCTACTCTTTCCCGCGGGGGTAGAAAAAACGGATAATTTTCGTTACCAAATTTTACCGTATCTTCACCAAACCCGTATCGTGGCGGTATTAAAAGGTGCTCAAGTTGCCCGTCTACCGTTGCAGATTTTATATCCAGAACGGCCGGGAAAGGGTGCAAACGAAGATTCATTAGTGCTTGAAGGTAAATTTGGCGGAAAAAGAATTTTATTGACGGGTGATTTAGATACTAACGGGGAGCAAAAACTACTGCAAAATCCCGAATCGATTGGCAAGGTAGATATTTTTAAACTAGGGCACCATGGTAGCAAAACTGCCAATTCGTCTGAATTATTATCCGCGATCTCTCCTAAATTAGCGGTCGTTTCGGCGGGACGAAACAACCGGTACGGCCACCCAAATCCGGAAGTGGTTGAGCGCTTACGGCAATTACGCATTCCGACGGTGTCCACGCAAGATTACGGGATGATTTCTTATAGATATTTTTTCAATGGTATGGGAAGATGGAAAGTAGGAATTGATAAAAAAGGAAGCATTGTTCAATGA
- a CDS encoding YlbG family protein — translation MEITERQSIVIFFSHLKKVTALKKLGDINYLSKEMHYLILYVNRADAPEALKKVRSFNFVRTAYISPRADLRVNYDEDYTITEEDE, via the coding sequence ATGGAAATTACTGAACGACAAAGCATTGTAATTTTCTTCAGCCATTTAAAAAAAGTTACGGCTTTGAAGAAATTAGGGGATATCAATTACCTTTCTAAAGAGATGCATTACCTAATTTTGTACGTTAACCGGGCTGATGCTCCGGAAGCCTTAAAAAAAGTCCGTAGTTTTAACTTTGTACGCACGGCTTACATTTCACCACGTGCGGATTTACGGGTTAACTACGACGAGGACTATACGATAACAGAGGAAGATGAGTAA
- a CDS encoding ComE operon protein 2 produces MDKRIDWDQYFMTQALLLSLRSTCKRLSVGAIIVRDRRVIAGGYNGSVSGDVHCLDEGCYLVDGHCVRTIHAEMNAVLQCSKFGVATDGAEIYVTDFPCLQCTKMLLQTGIVKINYLRNYNNDPYALALLKRKNVAVKQIKFTDEDLAKTDIKTLLRDGK; encoded by the coding sequence ATGGATAAAAGAATTGATTGGGACCAATATTTTATGACGCAAGCACTATTGTTATCTCTACGGAGTACGTGCAAACGACTTTCCGTGGGAGCAATTATTGTCCGCGATCGCCGGGTGATCGCTGGGGGATATAACGGCTCGGTCAGTGGGGACGTGCATTGTCTAGACGAAGGCTGCTATTTAGTTGACGGACACTGTGTACGGACGATTCATGCGGAAATGAACGCGGTACTGCAATGCTCTAAATTTGGTGTAGCGACTGACGGGGCGGAAATTTACGTCACCGATTTTCCGTGTTTACAATGTACCAAAATGCTTTTACAAACGGGGATCGTCAAGATCAATTATTTACGTAACTATAATAACGATCCCTATGCTTTAGCGCTTTTAAAACGAAAAAATGTTGCGGTTAAACAAATCAAATTTACGGATGAAGATCTAGCAAAAACGGACATTAAAACATTGCTAAGGGATGGAAAGTAA
- the holA gene encoding DNA polymerase III subunit delta has translation MKLTDLKKDVAQGNLQPIYLIEGPDSYIQNAAKKILTALIPEDQQVMNVGTYDLENTDLGLLLDDAQSSPFFGDYRLVIANNPVFLTGEKTKVKFNLDGLINYLKQPEPTTILVFAAKYDKLDGRKKIVKDLKKQATVIDANPPKEADTRQLIQQFVNERQIQIAGPAVEELILRTGNNLAQVINELEKLTVYAADSKSIDLEAVQKLVPKSLTQNVFDLIKVLMKGDVRQSIADYSVLLLNQEQPLRINAALVSQFRLLLQVKVLTERGFSQGKLAQELKAHPYRIKLAMQAVRQFDMVSLKRAFLGLLALEEQLKTTQRPPQELFELFLVKFKNGWQ, from the coding sequence ATGAAACTTACTGATTTAAAAAAAGACGTTGCTCAGGGAAACCTGCAACCAATTTACTTGATTGAGGGCCCGGATAGCTACATCCAAAACGCAGCCAAAAAAATTCTAACCGCGTTAATTCCAGAAGACCAGCAAGTGATGAACGTGGGTACGTATGATTTAGAAAATACCGATTTAGGCTTGCTATTAGATGATGCGCAGTCTTCGCCATTTTTTGGGGACTACCGGCTAGTTATCGCTAATAATCCGGTATTTTTAACGGGAGAAAAAACCAAAGTTAAGTTTAATTTGGACGGCTTGATAAATTACCTGAAACAACCGGAACCAACGACGATTTTAGTGTTCGCGGCTAAATATGATAAACTTGACGGCCGAAAAAAAATTGTTAAAGATCTGAAAAAGCAGGCCACCGTCATTGACGCTAACCCGCCAAAAGAGGCTGATACTCGGCAGTTAATTCAACAGTTTGTTAACGAGCGACAAATTCAAATTGCGGGACCAGCAGTTGAAGAACTAATTTTGCGTACCGGAAATAACTTGGCACAAGTAATTAATGAACTGGAAAAATTAACGGTATACGCGGCCGATTCCAAAAGCATTGATTTAGAAGCGGTTCAAAAATTAGTGCCCAAAAGTCTAACCCAAAATGTTTTTGACCTAATTAAGGTGCTGATGAAAGGGGATGTTCGCCAATCAATTGCGGATTATTCCGTTTTATTACTTAATCAAGAACAACCACTCCGAATTAACGCGGCCTTAGTTAGCCAATTTCGGTTACTTTTGCAGGTTAAGGTCTTAACGGAGCGGGGATTTTCTCAGGGAAAACTTGCTCAAGAATTAAAGGCCCATCCGTACCGGATTAAACTAGCGATGCAGGCGGTGCGCCAATTTGATATGGTCAGCCTTAAGCGTGCGTTTTTAGGTTTGTTGGCTTTAGAAGAGCAATTAAAAACAACCCAAAGACCCCCACAAGAGCTCTTTGAGCTGTTTCTAGTTAAATTTAAAAACGGATGGCAATAA
- a CDS encoding FtsW/RodA/SpoVE family cell cycle protein, producing the protein MQSIINWLPQKLKRRLPDLDLWVVFPYVLLSIFGIIMVYSASADYYIQNGISAKSYLLKQAVWVAVGFVITLLVFLMNKKVFRNKRILMFAFVALLLASVYLIFFGSNTNGATGWIYIGSFGIQPAEYLKLFIILYLANILSLHQHRMELGDEISAKTTWSPAVIVFGLVVLNFLEHDLGGSTINAAIAIVLFLAAGKNYRRSVAIIFAGLAIFFGLLTTVASKIDVNTSNYMLQRLVGFAHPFELSKGAGNQLVNSYYALGNGGIFGVGLGNSIQKKGYLPEANTDFIMSVVAEELGLIMVIIIISVLFVIIFRAIILGTKSNRMYDTLICYGIATYLVVQTFFNVGGITGLIPITGVTFPFISYGGSSMIVLSATIGVLLNISASQKRSQRIQQREEAE; encoded by the coding sequence ATGCAAAGCATTATAAATTGGCTGCCGCAAAAACTAAAGCGACGGCTTCCAGACCTAGATTTATGGGTCGTTTTTCCATACGTGTTACTTAGTATTTTTGGGATTATTATGGTGTATTCGGCCAGTGCAGACTACTATATACAAAATGGGATTAGTGCTAAAAGCTATTTATTGAAGCAAGCGGTGTGGGTGGCCGTTGGGTTTGTAATTACCCTGCTAGTCTTTTTAATGAACAAGAAGGTTTTTCGTAATAAGAGAATCCTGATGTTTGCGTTTGTGGCTCTGCTGTTAGCATCGGTATACTTAATTTTCTTTGGGTCTAATACCAACGGAGCCACCGGTTGGATTTACATTGGTTCATTTGGGATTCAGCCAGCGGAATACCTAAAACTGTTTATTATACTTTACTTAGCCAATATTTTGTCGTTACACCAGCATCGCATGGAATTAGGTGATGAAATCTCGGCGAAAACGACTTGGAGCCCAGCGGTTATTGTGTTTGGCCTCGTTGTGTTGAACTTTTTAGAGCACGACTTAGGAGGTTCTACAATTAACGCGGCAATTGCAATCGTGCTATTCTTGGCGGCTGGAAAGAATTATCGTCGGAGTGTTGCGATAATTTTTGCGGGCTTAGCAATCTTTTTTGGTCTGTTAACGACGGTGGCGTCTAAAATTGACGTTAATACCTCCAATTACATGCTCCAAAGATTGGTTGGCTTTGCACACCCATTTGAGCTTTCAAAGGGAGCCGGAAACCAGTTGGTTAACTCATATTACGCGCTTGGCAATGGGGGGATTTTTGGAGTTGGCTTAGGAAATAGTATCCAAAAAAAGGGTTACTTGCCAGAAGCCAATACTGATTTCATCATGTCCGTGGTGGCTGAAGAGCTAGGATTAATTATGGTGATTATTATCATTTCAGTCCTCTTCGTAATCATTTTTCGGGCAATCATCTTAGGAACCAAATCTAACCGGATGTACGATACGTTAATCTGCTACGGAATCGCGACGTATTTAGTGGTTCAGACCTTCTTTAACGTTGGTGGAATCACCGGTTTGATCCCCATTACCGGGGTAACCTTCCCCTTCATTAGTTATGGGGGGTCTAGTATGATTGTTTTATCTGCTACAATTGGGGTGCTACTAAACATCAGCGCTTCACAAAAGAGAAGCCAAAGAATACAACAAAGGGAAGAAGCAGAGTAA
- the rsmD gene encoding 16S rRNA (guanine(966)-N(2))-methyltransferase RsmD has translation MRIISGDFGGRRLKAVPGMKTRPTTDKIKENVFNIIGPYFDGGAVLDMYAGSGGLAIEAVSRGMDHATLIDKQMAAIKTIRDNVQVTKHPERFQVVKGDSKKVVHKLAKQSATYNMVFFDPPYALQTIAQDIVSLMELDLLAKDVTIVCETSEEVELPDQIGWLAKAREQRYGITKIVIYKAGS, from the coding sequence ATGAGAATTATATCTGGTGATTTTGGGGGCCGGCGTTTAAAGGCGGTTCCTGGTATGAAAACCCGCCCCACGACTGATAAAATTAAAGAAAATGTGTTTAACATTATTGGGCCGTATTTCGACGGAGGAGCGGTTTTAGATATGTATGCTGGAAGCGGGGGGCTTGCGATTGAGGCGGTTTCCCGGGGGATGGACCATGCTACCTTAATCGATAAGCAGATGGCGGCGATTAAGACCATTCGAGATAATGTGCAAGTCACTAAACATCCGGAACGTTTTCAGGTGGTTAAGGGAGATAGCAAGAAAGTGGTACATAAACTGGCAAAGCAATCGGCAACGTATAACATGGTGTTTTTTGATCCGCCTTACGCTTTGCAGACTATCGCACAAGATATTGTAAGCCTCATGGAACTGGACTTGCTTGCCAAAGACGTTACGATTGTCTGTGAAACTAGCGAAGAAGTGGAGTTGCCTGACCAAATTGGTTGGTTAGCAAAAGCCAGGGAGCAACGTTACGGAATCACTAAGATTGTCATTTATAAGGCAGGCAGTTAG
- the rpsO gene encoding 30S ribosomal protein S15 produces MAISQAKKNEIIAKYARHEGDTGSAEVQIAVLTADINEINEHIRVHRKDFHSQRGLMKKIGHRRNLLAYLRKTDVQRYRDLIKSLGLRR; encoded by the coding sequence ATGGCAATTTCACAAGCAAAGAAGAACGAAATTATTGCAAAATATGCTCGTCACGAAGGCGATACAGGTTCTGCAGAAGTACAAATCGCAGTTTTGACAGCTGACATTAACGAAATCAACGAACACATCCGTGTTCACCGTAAGGATTTCCATTCACAACGTGGATTGATGAAGAAGATTGGTCACCGTCGTAACTTACTTGCTTACCTACGTAAGACAGACGTACAACGTTACCGTGACTTAATCAAGAGTCTTGGCCTTCGTCGTTAA
- the rpsT gene encoding 30S ribosomal protein S20, with product MPVIKSAMKRVRTNEKAAARNRSQLSAMRTSIKAFEIAAKNNAENANELLNTAYSRIDRAKTKGLIKANNAGRKKSRLAKMLAK from the coding sequence ATGCCAGTTATCAAATCTGCAATGAAACGTGTTCGTACAAACGAAAAAGCTGCTGCTCGCAACCGTTCCCAATTGAGCGCAATGCGTACCAGCATTAAAGCATTTGAAATTGCTGCTAAGAACAACGCTGAAAACGCTAATGAACTTTTAAACACAGCTTACAGCCGTATCGACCGTGCTAAAACAAAGGGTCTTATCAAGGCTAACAACGCTGGACGTAAGAAGTCTCGCTTAGCAAAAATGCTTGCTAAATAA
- the coaD gene encoding pantetheine-phosphate adenylyltransferase encodes MTKALYAGSFDPVTNGHVDLIRRAAQIFDELVVVVAINTNKKPLFSPQERVNLLTTAVQGLDNVSFTSARGLTVDTFKELQADVLVRGVRNAADLDFETQVAQMNQFLANQVETVFLPADPKWNFTSSSLIKEVVKMGGSIHGLVPDAVELQLISRLKNK; translated from the coding sequence ATGACAAAGGCGCTTTATGCGGGTAGTTTTGACCCGGTCACTAACGGACACGTGGATTTAATACGCCGTGCCGCCCAAATTTTCGACGAATTGGTGGTGGTGGTGGCTATTAACACAAATAAAAAGCCGCTGTTCTCACCCCAGGAACGGGTTAATTTACTAACCACGGCTGTGCAAGGGCTAGATAACGTGAGTTTTACCAGCGCACGAGGGCTAACGGTGGATACGTTTAAAGAGTTGCAAGCAGACGTTTTAGTACGGGGGGTTCGCAATGCTGCCGACCTAGATTTTGAAACCCAGGTGGCACAAATGAACCAATTCTTGGCCAATCAAGTAGAAACCGTCTTTTTGCCAGCTGATCCAAAATGGAATTTCACTTCTTCGAGCTTAATAAAAGAAGTGGTAAAAATGGGTGGTAGCATCCACGGGCTGGTGCCGGATGCGGTAGAACTGCAATTAATAAGTCGTTTAAAAAATAAATAA
- a CDS encoding ribonuclease J, with translation MSDVIKIIPFGGVRENGKNMYAIEIHNDIYILDCGLKYPENELLGIDIVIPDFSYLIENKERIVGIFLTHGHADAIGALPYFLKEIEVPVFGSEMTIALAKITVNDDPELRKFKNFHVVDEKKEIDFGDVTVSFFKTTHTIPDSLGIVLSCDEGQIVYTGDFKFDQTATDGYATDFGRLAQIGTKKVIALLSDSANAENFERPSNETEISASIAEIIKYHEGRVVVASVASNILRIQQVINAAVQSGRKVVLTGHDLEKIVNTAIKLNKINIPDDDLIVPLNKLDKLAPEETIILETGKLGEPIKALQKMASRRRGKLRIEQGDLVLIATNPSHAMETTFAKTKDMLYRAGAEVKSISDRANANGHASRNDLQLMLNLIKPQFLIPIQGEYRLLAAHQELAEQVGMNPEQIFIVNKGDVLEYQDGEMFHGKGIEVGNTMIDGIGVGDIGNIVLRDRKILSEDGVFVAVVTIDRKKKIIIKEPKITSKGFVYVKASGDLIEESSKLVKKTVQANLDNKEFDWGHLKQDVRDKLGKYLYDQTKRRPVILPVIMEVNQHHKKAKKVSKKK, from the coding sequence ATGAGTGATGTTATAAAAATTATTCCGTTTGGCGGCGTTCGCGAAAACGGAAAAAATATGTATGCAATTGAGATCCACAACGATATTTATATCTTGGATTGTGGGCTCAAATACCCAGAAAATGAGTTGTTGGGAATTGATATTGTAATTCCAGACTTCTCATATTTGATTGAAAATAAAGAACGGATTGTGGGGATTTTCTTAACCCACGGGCATGCAGATGCCATTGGAGCATTACCATATTTCTTAAAGGAAATTGAAGTGCCGGTTTTTGGTTCGGAAATGACGATTGCGTTAGCAAAAATTACGGTTAACGATGACCCAGAATTACGAAAGTTTAAAAACTTTCACGTAGTCGACGAGAAAAAAGAAATTGACTTTGGCGACGTAACGGTTTCGTTCTTCAAAACTACGCATACGATTCCTGATTCTTTAGGAATTGTGTTGAGCTGTGATGAAGGACAAATCGTGTACACCGGCGATTTCAAGTTTGATCAGACCGCTACGGATGGTTATGCAACTGATTTTGGTCGACTGGCTCAGATTGGTACCAAAAAAGTAATTGCGTTATTAAGTGATTCAGCCAATGCAGAAAACTTTGAACGGCCTTCAAACGAAACTGAGATTTCCGCAAGCATTGCCGAAATTATTAAGTATCATGAGGGTCGGGTAGTGGTTGCTTCCGTCGCATCTAATATTTTGCGGATCCAACAGGTGATTAACGCTGCCGTCCAATCCGGTCGTAAGGTGGTTTTGACCGGCCACGACTTAGAAAAAATTGTTAATACGGCAATTAAGTTAAACAAGATTAATATTCCGGATGATGACCTAATCGTTCCGTTAAATAAACTTGACAAGTTGGCTCCGGAAGAAACCATCATTTTAGAAACTGGTAAATTAGGCGAACCAATTAAAGCTTTGCAAAAGATGGCCTCACGGCGACGCGGCAAGTTGCGGATTGAGCAGGGCGACTTGGTGTTGATTGCGACCAACCCGTCCCACGCGATGGAAACGACCTTTGCGAAGACTAAGGATATGCTTTACCGCGCTGGAGCTGAAGTTAAGTCGATTTCTGACCGGGCAAATGCGAATGGTCACGCTAGCCGCAACGATTTACAGTTGATGTTGAATTTAATCAAACCCCAGTTTTTGATTCCAATTCAAGGTGAATACCGTTTGCTAGCTGCGCATCAAGAACTTGCTGAGCAAGTTGGGATGAACCCGGAACAAATTTTCATCGTTAATAAGGGTGACGTTTTAGAGTACCAAGATGGTGAAATGTTCCACGGAAAGGGTATTGAAGTTGGTAACACGATGATTGATGGAATCGGGGTTGGTGACATTGGAAATATCGTGTTGCGGGACCGGAAGATTCTTTCTGAAGACGGGGTGTTTGTTGCGGTAGTAACCATCGACCGGAAAAAGAAAATTATTATTAAGGAACCTAAAATAACTTCTAAGGGCTTTGTCTACGTTAAGGCAAGCGGTGATTTAATTGAAGAAAGTTCCAAACTAGTTAAAAAGACGGTGCAGGCAAACTTAGATAACAAGGAGTTTGATTGGGGACACTTAAAACAAGATGTTCGTGACAAACTAGGCAAGTACCTTTACGATCAAACTAAACGACGTCCGGTGATTTTGCCAGTGATTATGGAAGTTAACCAGCACCATAAAAAAGCTAAAAAGGTTAGTAAGAAAAAATAA